In Caloenas nicobarica isolate bCalNic1 chromosome 5, bCalNic1.hap1, whole genome shotgun sequence, a single genomic region encodes these proteins:
- the BMAL1 gene encoding basic helix-loop-helix ARNT-like protein 1 isoform X2, with the protein MADQRMDISSTISDFMSPDPADLISSSLSTSGMDCNRKRKGSSTDYQLDGFPFEEGMDTDKDDQHGRLEYTDQQGRIKNAREAHSQIEKRRRDKMNSFIDELASLVPTCNAMSRKLDKLTVLRMAVQHMKTLRGATNPYTEANYKPAFLSDDELKHLILRAADGFLFVVGCDRGKILFVSESVFKILNYSQNDLIGQSLFDYLHPKDIAKVKEQLSSSDTAPRERLIDAKTGLPVKTDITPGPSRLCSGARRSFFCRMKCNRPSVKVEDKDFPSTCSKKKDRKSFCTIHSTGYLKSWPPTKMGLDEDNEPDNEGCNLSCLVAIGRLHPHVVPQPVNGEIRVKPTEYVSRHAIDGKFVFVDQRATAILAYLPQELLGTSCYEYFHQDDIGHLAECHRQVLQTREKITTNCYKFKIKDGSFITLRSRWFSFMNPWTKEVEYIVSTNTVVSTNVLDSGDAAFPQLAASPHSMDSVLQAGEGGPKRTHPTVPGIPGGTRAGAGKIGRMIAEEIMEIHRIRGSSPSSCGSSPLNITSTPPPDTSSPGGKKILNGGTPDISSAGLLSGQIQDNSGYPYSDNSSILGENSHIGIDMIDNDQGSSSPSNDEAAMAVIMSLLEADAGLGGPVDFSDLPWPL; encoded by the exons ATGGCAGACCAAAGGATGGACATATCTTCTACAATTAGTGACTTTATGTCACCAGACCCAGCTGACTTGATCTCCAGTTCCCTTAGCACTTCAGGAATGGATTGtaataggaaaagaaagggaagctCTACTGATTATCA actTGATGGCTTTCCTTTTGA GGAAGGTATGGATACAGATAAAGATGACCAACATGGAAG ATTGGAGTATACAGACCAACAAGGCAGAATAAAAAATGCAAG GGAGGCTCACAGTCAAATTGAAAAACGGCGTAGAGATAAAATGAACAGTTTTATAGATGAACTGGCGTCTTTGGTACCAACGTGCAACGCGATGTCTCGGAAGCTGGATAAACTGACAGTGTTGAGAATGGCTGTGCAGCACATGAAAACGTTACGTG gtGCTACAAACCCATATACAGAAGCAAACTATAAGCCTGCTTTTCTATCAGATGATGAATTAAAACATCTTATTCTCAGG GCAGCAgatggatttctttttgttgtggGCTGTGACAGAGGGAAGATACTGTTTGTTTCAGAATCTGTCTTCAAGATCCTCAACTACAGTCAG AATGATTTGATTGGTCAAAGTTTATTCGATTACCTTCATCCTAAAGACATTGCCAAAGTGAAGGAGCAGCTCTCTTCTTCCGACACTGCGCCACGAGAAAGGCTTATAGATGCCAAAA CTGGACTCCCAGTTAAAACTGATATAACACCTGGGCCATCACGACTGTGTTCTGGAGCAAGACGGTCCTTCTTTTGTAGGATGAAGTGCAATAGACCTTCAGTGAAAGTAGAAGACAAGGATTTTCCTTCAACCTGTTCAAAGAAGAAAG ACCGCAAAAGCTTTTGCACTATTCATAGTACAGGATATTTAAAAAGCTGGCCGCCAACGAAAATGGGACTAGATGAAGATAATGAACCGGATAACGAGGGCTGTAATTTAAGCTGTCTTGTTGCAATTGGACGGCTGCATCCTCATGTGGTTCCACAGCCAGTCAACGGGGAGATCAGGGTGAAGCCTACGGAATACGTTTCTCGACATGCAATAGATGGGAAATTTGTTTTTGTAGATCAGAG GGCAACAGCCATTTTGGCATACTTACCCCAGGAGCTTCTAGGTACTTCGTGTTATGAATATTTTCATCAAGACGATATAGGACATCTTGCAGAATGTCATAGACAAG TTTTGCAGACAAGAGAAAAAATCACAACCAACTGCtacaagtttaaaataaaagatggcTCTTTTATTACATTGCGGAGTCGCTGGTTCAGTTTCATGAACCCTTGGACCAAAGAAGTAGAATACATCGTCTCAACAAATACAGTCGTTTC CACCAACGTACTCGATAGTGGAGACGCAGCCTTTCCACAGCTCGCGGCTTCTCCACACAGCATGGACAGTGTGCTTCAGGCTGGAGAAG GTGGCCCAAAAAGGACCCATCCTACTGTGCCTGGAATTCCaggtggaacaagggctgggGCAGGTAAAATAGGGAGGATGATTGCTGAAGAAATCATGGAGATTCACAG gataagagggtcatcacCTTCTAGCTGCGGTTCAAGTCCACTGAACATTACAAGCACTCCACCACCCGACACATCCTCCCCGGGAGGCAAGAAG atctTGAATGGTGGCACTCCAGACATTTCTTCAGCTGGGTTATTGTCTGGGCAGATTCAAGATAACTCTGGGTACCCGTATTCTGACAACTCCTCTATACTTG GGGAGAACTCTCATATAGGCATTGACATGATTGACAACGATCAAGGATCAAGCAGTCCAAGCAACGACGAGGCAGCGATGGCCGTAATCATGAGCCTTCTTGAAGCAGATGCAGGTCTTGGTGGCCCCGTGGACTTCAGTGATTTGCCGTGGCCCTTGTAA
- the BMAL1 gene encoding basic helix-loop-helix ARNT-like protein 1 isoform X1: MADQRMDISSTISDFMSPDPADLISSSLSTSGMDCNRKRKGSSTDYQLDGFPFEEGMDTDKDDQHGRLEYTDQQGRIKNAREAHSQIEKRRRDKMNSFIDELASLVPTCNAMSRKLDKLTVLRMAVQHMKTLRGATNPYTEANYKPAFLSDDELKHLILRAADGFLFVVGCDRGKILFVSESVFKILNYSQNDLIGQSLFDYLHPKDIAKVKEQLSSSDTAPRERLIDAKTGLPVKTDITPGPSRLCSGARRSFFCRMKCNRPSVKVEDKDFPSTCSKKKADRKSFCTIHSTGYLKSWPPTKMGLDEDNEPDNEGCNLSCLVAIGRLHPHVVPQPVNGEIRVKPTEYVSRHAIDGKFVFVDQRATAILAYLPQELLGTSCYEYFHQDDIGHLAECHRQVLQTREKITTNCYKFKIKDGSFITLRSRWFSFMNPWTKEVEYIVSTNTVVSTNVLDSGDAAFPQLAASPHSMDSVLQAGEGGPKRTHPTVPGIPGGTRAGAGKIGRMIAEEIMEIHRIRGSSPSSCGSSPLNITSTPPPDTSSPGGKKILNGGTPDISSAGLLSGQIQDNSGYPYSDNSSILGENSHIGIDMIDNDQGSSSPSNDEAAMAVIMSLLEADAGLGGPVDFSDLPWPL; this comes from the exons ATGGCAGACCAAAGGATGGACATATCTTCTACAATTAGTGACTTTATGTCACCAGACCCAGCTGACTTGATCTCCAGTTCCCTTAGCACTTCAGGAATGGATTGtaataggaaaagaaagggaagctCTACTGATTATCA actTGATGGCTTTCCTTTTGA GGAAGGTATGGATACAGATAAAGATGACCAACATGGAAG ATTGGAGTATACAGACCAACAAGGCAGAATAAAAAATGCAAG GGAGGCTCACAGTCAAATTGAAAAACGGCGTAGAGATAAAATGAACAGTTTTATAGATGAACTGGCGTCTTTGGTACCAACGTGCAACGCGATGTCTCGGAAGCTGGATAAACTGACAGTGTTGAGAATGGCTGTGCAGCACATGAAAACGTTACGTG gtGCTACAAACCCATATACAGAAGCAAACTATAAGCCTGCTTTTCTATCAGATGATGAATTAAAACATCTTATTCTCAGG GCAGCAgatggatttctttttgttgtggGCTGTGACAGAGGGAAGATACTGTTTGTTTCAGAATCTGTCTTCAAGATCCTCAACTACAGTCAG AATGATTTGATTGGTCAAAGTTTATTCGATTACCTTCATCCTAAAGACATTGCCAAAGTGAAGGAGCAGCTCTCTTCTTCCGACACTGCGCCACGAGAAAGGCTTATAGATGCCAAAA CTGGACTCCCAGTTAAAACTGATATAACACCTGGGCCATCACGACTGTGTTCTGGAGCAAGACGGTCCTTCTTTTGTAGGATGAAGTGCAATAGACCTTCAGTGAAAGTAGAAGACAAGGATTTTCCTTCAACCTGTTCAAAGAAGAAAG cagACCGCAAAAGCTTTTGCACTATTCATAGTACAGGATATTTAAAAAGCTGGCCGCCAACGAAAATGGGACTAGATGAAGATAATGAACCGGATAACGAGGGCTGTAATTTAAGCTGTCTTGTTGCAATTGGACGGCTGCATCCTCATGTGGTTCCACAGCCAGTCAACGGGGAGATCAGGGTGAAGCCTACGGAATACGTTTCTCGACATGCAATAGATGGGAAATTTGTTTTTGTAGATCAGAG GGCAACAGCCATTTTGGCATACTTACCCCAGGAGCTTCTAGGTACTTCGTGTTATGAATATTTTCATCAAGACGATATAGGACATCTTGCAGAATGTCATAGACAAG TTTTGCAGACAAGAGAAAAAATCACAACCAACTGCtacaagtttaaaataaaagatggcTCTTTTATTACATTGCGGAGTCGCTGGTTCAGTTTCATGAACCCTTGGACCAAAGAAGTAGAATACATCGTCTCAACAAATACAGTCGTTTC CACCAACGTACTCGATAGTGGAGACGCAGCCTTTCCACAGCTCGCGGCTTCTCCACACAGCATGGACAGTGTGCTTCAGGCTGGAGAAG GTGGCCCAAAAAGGACCCATCCTACTGTGCCTGGAATTCCaggtggaacaagggctgggGCAGGTAAAATAGGGAGGATGATTGCTGAAGAAATCATGGAGATTCACAG gataagagggtcatcacCTTCTAGCTGCGGTTCAAGTCCACTGAACATTACAAGCACTCCACCACCCGACACATCCTCCCCGGGAGGCAAGAAG atctTGAATGGTGGCACTCCAGACATTTCTTCAGCTGGGTTATTGTCTGGGCAGATTCAAGATAACTCTGGGTACCCGTATTCTGACAACTCCTCTATACTTG GGGAGAACTCTCATATAGGCATTGACATGATTGACAACGATCAAGGATCAAGCAGTCCAAGCAACGACGAGGCAGCGATGGCCGTAATCATGAGCCTTCTTGAAGCAGATGCAGGTCTTGGTGGCCCCGTGGACTTCAGTGATTTGCCGTGGCCCTTGTAA
- the BMAL1 gene encoding basic helix-loop-helix ARNT-like protein 1 isoform X3, protein MADQRMDISSTISDFMSPDPADLISSSLSTSGMDCNRKRKGSSTDYQEGMDTDKDDQHGRLEYTDQQGRIKNAREAHSQIEKRRRDKMNSFIDELASLVPTCNAMSRKLDKLTVLRMAVQHMKTLRGATNPYTEANYKPAFLSDDELKHLILRAADGFLFVVGCDRGKILFVSESVFKILNYSQNDLIGQSLFDYLHPKDIAKVKEQLSSSDTAPRERLIDAKTGLPVKTDITPGPSRLCSGARRSFFCRMKCNRPSVKVEDKDFPSTCSKKKADRKSFCTIHSTGYLKSWPPTKMGLDEDNEPDNEGCNLSCLVAIGRLHPHVVPQPVNGEIRVKPTEYVSRHAIDGKFVFVDQRATAILAYLPQELLGTSCYEYFHQDDIGHLAECHRQVLQTREKITTNCYKFKIKDGSFITLRSRWFSFMNPWTKEVEYIVSTNTVVSTNVLDSGDAAFPQLAASPHSMDSVLQAGEGGPKRTHPTVPGIPGGTRAGAGKIGRMIAEEIMEIHRIRGSSPSSCGSSPLNITSTPPPDTSSPGGKKILNGGTPDISSAGLLSGQIQDNSGYPYSDNSSILGENSHIGIDMIDNDQGSSSPSNDEAAMAVIMSLLEADAGLGGPVDFSDLPWPL, encoded by the exons ATGGCAGACCAAAGGATGGACATATCTTCTACAATTAGTGACTTTATGTCACCAGACCCAGCTGACTTGATCTCCAGTTCCCTTAGCACTTCAGGAATGGATTGtaataggaaaagaaagggaagctCTACTGATTATCA GGAAGGTATGGATACAGATAAAGATGACCAACATGGAAG ATTGGAGTATACAGACCAACAAGGCAGAATAAAAAATGCAAG GGAGGCTCACAGTCAAATTGAAAAACGGCGTAGAGATAAAATGAACAGTTTTATAGATGAACTGGCGTCTTTGGTACCAACGTGCAACGCGATGTCTCGGAAGCTGGATAAACTGACAGTGTTGAGAATGGCTGTGCAGCACATGAAAACGTTACGTG gtGCTACAAACCCATATACAGAAGCAAACTATAAGCCTGCTTTTCTATCAGATGATGAATTAAAACATCTTATTCTCAGG GCAGCAgatggatttctttttgttgtggGCTGTGACAGAGGGAAGATACTGTTTGTTTCAGAATCTGTCTTCAAGATCCTCAACTACAGTCAG AATGATTTGATTGGTCAAAGTTTATTCGATTACCTTCATCCTAAAGACATTGCCAAAGTGAAGGAGCAGCTCTCTTCTTCCGACACTGCGCCACGAGAAAGGCTTATAGATGCCAAAA CTGGACTCCCAGTTAAAACTGATATAACACCTGGGCCATCACGACTGTGTTCTGGAGCAAGACGGTCCTTCTTTTGTAGGATGAAGTGCAATAGACCTTCAGTGAAAGTAGAAGACAAGGATTTTCCTTCAACCTGTTCAAAGAAGAAAG cagACCGCAAAAGCTTTTGCACTATTCATAGTACAGGATATTTAAAAAGCTGGCCGCCAACGAAAATGGGACTAGATGAAGATAATGAACCGGATAACGAGGGCTGTAATTTAAGCTGTCTTGTTGCAATTGGACGGCTGCATCCTCATGTGGTTCCACAGCCAGTCAACGGGGAGATCAGGGTGAAGCCTACGGAATACGTTTCTCGACATGCAATAGATGGGAAATTTGTTTTTGTAGATCAGAG GGCAACAGCCATTTTGGCATACTTACCCCAGGAGCTTCTAGGTACTTCGTGTTATGAATATTTTCATCAAGACGATATAGGACATCTTGCAGAATGTCATAGACAAG TTTTGCAGACAAGAGAAAAAATCACAACCAACTGCtacaagtttaaaataaaagatggcTCTTTTATTACATTGCGGAGTCGCTGGTTCAGTTTCATGAACCCTTGGACCAAAGAAGTAGAATACATCGTCTCAACAAATACAGTCGTTTC CACCAACGTACTCGATAGTGGAGACGCAGCCTTTCCACAGCTCGCGGCTTCTCCACACAGCATGGACAGTGTGCTTCAGGCTGGAGAAG GTGGCCCAAAAAGGACCCATCCTACTGTGCCTGGAATTCCaggtggaacaagggctgggGCAGGTAAAATAGGGAGGATGATTGCTGAAGAAATCATGGAGATTCACAG gataagagggtcatcacCTTCTAGCTGCGGTTCAAGTCCACTGAACATTACAAGCACTCCACCACCCGACACATCCTCCCCGGGAGGCAAGAAG atctTGAATGGTGGCACTCCAGACATTTCTTCAGCTGGGTTATTGTCTGGGCAGATTCAAGATAACTCTGGGTACCCGTATTCTGACAACTCCTCTATACTTG GGGAGAACTCTCATATAGGCATTGACATGATTGACAACGATCAAGGATCAAGCAGTCCAAGCAACGACGAGGCAGCGATGGCCGTAATCATGAGCCTTCTTGAAGCAGATGCAGGTCTTGGTGGCCCCGTGGACTTCAGTGATTTGCCGTGGCCCTTGTAA
- the BMAL1 gene encoding basic helix-loop-helix ARNT-like protein 1 isoform X4 — translation MADQRMDISSTISDFMSPDPADLISSSLSTSGMDCNRKRKGSSTDYQEGMDTDKDDQHGRLEYTDQQGRIKNAREAHSQIEKRRRDKMNSFIDELASLVPTCNAMSRKLDKLTVLRMAVQHMKTLRGATNPYTEANYKPAFLSDDELKHLILRAADGFLFVVGCDRGKILFVSESVFKILNYSQNDLIGQSLFDYLHPKDIAKVKEQLSSSDTAPRERLIDAKTGLPVKTDITPGPSRLCSGARRSFFCRMKCNRPSVKVEDKDFPSTCSKKKDRKSFCTIHSTGYLKSWPPTKMGLDEDNEPDNEGCNLSCLVAIGRLHPHVVPQPVNGEIRVKPTEYVSRHAIDGKFVFVDQRATAILAYLPQELLGTSCYEYFHQDDIGHLAECHRQVLQTREKITTNCYKFKIKDGSFITLRSRWFSFMNPWTKEVEYIVSTNTVVSTNVLDSGDAAFPQLAASPHSMDSVLQAGEGGPKRTHPTVPGIPGGTRAGAGKIGRMIAEEIMEIHRIRGSSPSSCGSSPLNITSTPPPDTSSPGGKKILNGGTPDISSAGLLSGQIQDNSGYPYSDNSSILGENSHIGIDMIDNDQGSSSPSNDEAAMAVIMSLLEADAGLGGPVDFSDLPWPL, via the exons ATGGCAGACCAAAGGATGGACATATCTTCTACAATTAGTGACTTTATGTCACCAGACCCAGCTGACTTGATCTCCAGTTCCCTTAGCACTTCAGGAATGGATTGtaataggaaaagaaagggaagctCTACTGATTATCA GGAAGGTATGGATACAGATAAAGATGACCAACATGGAAG ATTGGAGTATACAGACCAACAAGGCAGAATAAAAAATGCAAG GGAGGCTCACAGTCAAATTGAAAAACGGCGTAGAGATAAAATGAACAGTTTTATAGATGAACTGGCGTCTTTGGTACCAACGTGCAACGCGATGTCTCGGAAGCTGGATAAACTGACAGTGTTGAGAATGGCTGTGCAGCACATGAAAACGTTACGTG gtGCTACAAACCCATATACAGAAGCAAACTATAAGCCTGCTTTTCTATCAGATGATGAATTAAAACATCTTATTCTCAGG GCAGCAgatggatttctttttgttgtggGCTGTGACAGAGGGAAGATACTGTTTGTTTCAGAATCTGTCTTCAAGATCCTCAACTACAGTCAG AATGATTTGATTGGTCAAAGTTTATTCGATTACCTTCATCCTAAAGACATTGCCAAAGTGAAGGAGCAGCTCTCTTCTTCCGACACTGCGCCACGAGAAAGGCTTATAGATGCCAAAA CTGGACTCCCAGTTAAAACTGATATAACACCTGGGCCATCACGACTGTGTTCTGGAGCAAGACGGTCCTTCTTTTGTAGGATGAAGTGCAATAGACCTTCAGTGAAAGTAGAAGACAAGGATTTTCCTTCAACCTGTTCAAAGAAGAAAG ACCGCAAAAGCTTTTGCACTATTCATAGTACAGGATATTTAAAAAGCTGGCCGCCAACGAAAATGGGACTAGATGAAGATAATGAACCGGATAACGAGGGCTGTAATTTAAGCTGTCTTGTTGCAATTGGACGGCTGCATCCTCATGTGGTTCCACAGCCAGTCAACGGGGAGATCAGGGTGAAGCCTACGGAATACGTTTCTCGACATGCAATAGATGGGAAATTTGTTTTTGTAGATCAGAG GGCAACAGCCATTTTGGCATACTTACCCCAGGAGCTTCTAGGTACTTCGTGTTATGAATATTTTCATCAAGACGATATAGGACATCTTGCAGAATGTCATAGACAAG TTTTGCAGACAAGAGAAAAAATCACAACCAACTGCtacaagtttaaaataaaagatggcTCTTTTATTACATTGCGGAGTCGCTGGTTCAGTTTCATGAACCCTTGGACCAAAGAAGTAGAATACATCGTCTCAACAAATACAGTCGTTTC CACCAACGTACTCGATAGTGGAGACGCAGCCTTTCCACAGCTCGCGGCTTCTCCACACAGCATGGACAGTGTGCTTCAGGCTGGAGAAG GTGGCCCAAAAAGGACCCATCCTACTGTGCCTGGAATTCCaggtggaacaagggctgggGCAGGTAAAATAGGGAGGATGATTGCTGAAGAAATCATGGAGATTCACAG gataagagggtcatcacCTTCTAGCTGCGGTTCAAGTCCACTGAACATTACAAGCACTCCACCACCCGACACATCCTCCCCGGGAGGCAAGAAG atctTGAATGGTGGCACTCCAGACATTTCTTCAGCTGGGTTATTGTCTGGGCAGATTCAAGATAACTCTGGGTACCCGTATTCTGACAACTCCTCTATACTTG GGGAGAACTCTCATATAGGCATTGACATGATTGACAACGATCAAGGATCAAGCAGTCCAAGCAACGACGAGGCAGCGATGGCCGTAATCATGAGCCTTCTTGAAGCAGATGCAGGTCTTGGTGGCCCCGTGGACTTCAGTGATTTGCCGTGGCCCTTGTAA